The Devosia sp. SD17-2 genome includes a region encoding these proteins:
- a CDS encoding DUF6644 family protein: MWEALSQWPGAVAMRQSSTLYIFVNAGHILAIGLILGPVLALDARLLGFFRQVPLSVIGPYLANTARLGVALALVTGAALFSVRPADYIDNSAFLIKLCIVALAIANAVLINRGRGWRDATAGKDIAASLRVQAAASGALWIAALVAGRWIGFI; this comes from the coding sequence ATGTGGGAGGCTCTGTCTCAGTGGCCGGGCGCCGTAGCGATGCGGCAGTCCTCGACGCTCTATATTTTCGTCAACGCCGGCCACATTCTTGCGATCGGGCTGATCCTCGGCCCGGTGCTGGCGCTCGACGCACGGCTCCTGGGTTTTTTCAGGCAGGTACCGCTCAGCGTGATCGGGCCCTATCTCGCCAACACCGCCAGGCTCGGCGTGGCGCTGGCACTTGTCACCGGCGCGGCATTGTTTTCCGTACGGCCTGCCGACTACATCGACAATTCGGCCTTTCTCATAAAGCTCTGCATTGTGGCGCTGGCAATTGCGAACGCCGTGCTGATCAATCGTGGGCGGGGATGGCGGGATGCCACCGCCGGAAAAGACATCGCCGCCAGCCTGCGGGTGCAGGCGGCGGCGAGTGGTGCATTGTGGATCGCGGCCCTGGTGGCGGGCCGCTGGATCGGGTTTATCTAG
- a CDS encoding DUF6152 family protein: protein MALSGIGRRTTVLAGALIGAATLAGTALAHHGWSWAEAGMIELTGTISSITIAPPHPIIEVDADGEIWTVELGNPGLTERSGFVEGVAEVGEEIIALGNRAEDGSTRMKAVRITIGEDVYDIYPDRIPAE, encoded by the coding sequence ATGGCCCTCAGTGGAATTGGCCGTCGGACCACCGTATTGGCGGGCGCCCTGATCGGCGCGGCAACGCTCGCCGGCACCGCCCTTGCCCATCACGGCTGGAGCTGGGCGGAAGCCGGAATGATCGAACTCACCGGCACGATTTCGTCGATCACCATTGCCCCGCCCCATCCGATCATCGAGGTGGACGCCGATGGCGAAATCTGGACGGTGGAGCTGGGCAATCCCGGCCTGACCGAACGCTCTGGCTTTGTCGAGGGTGTGGCTGAAGTGGGCGAGGAAATCATCGCGCTGGGCAATCGCGCCGAGGACGGCTCGACCCGCATGAAGGCGGTACGCATCACCATCGGCGAGGACGTCTACGACATTTATCCCGACCGCATTCCCGCCGAATAG
- a CDS encoding TCR/Tet family MFS transporter, producing the protein MQSATRSRLTLTCILVTILLDMIGVGIIVPVLPELLEELTGGSVAQAAVIGGYLVFAYAFMQFVFSPVLGNLSDRFGRRPILLASLLGLTFDYLMMSIAPFVWYLFIGRIIAGIAGAALATATAYMADITPPHKRTHRFGLIGAAFGLGFIIGPVIGGELGEFGPRVPFYAAAGLAFANFLFGLFVLPESLPKASRRKFDIRRANPLGAVLALRKYPSVLWLLGVLFFFQLSAQALPTVFSYFTVEVFNFSSSMIGRTLGGFGLGFAISQAVIAGPLSKGIGEPAVAMIGLLAAVAAFAGVGMSGEVYQLYLFILVGTVSGLAPPAINGVLSRQVPDNSQGELQGAVNAASSLATIIGPLAATQIFSYYTTTPETHGYFPGAPFVAASVSVALALILFGFTAWRFELGRRPSIADHPHTPEMAPPGQVRVPPLEDDPDTR; encoded by the coding sequence ATGCAATCTGCGACGCGCTCCCGACTAACCCTCACCTGCATTCTCGTCACTATCCTGCTCGACATGATCGGCGTGGGCATCATCGTGCCTGTTCTGCCCGAACTGCTCGAGGAACTGACCGGCGGCAGCGTGGCCCAGGCGGCCGTGATCGGCGGCTATCTCGTTTTCGCCTATGCCTTCATGCAGTTCGTGTTTTCGCCTGTGCTCGGCAATCTCTCGGACCGGTTCGGGCGGCGTCCGATCCTGCTGGCGTCGCTCCTGGGGCTGACTTTCGACTACCTGATGATGTCGATCGCCCCCTTCGTCTGGTATCTCTTCATCGGGCGCATCATTGCCGGTATCGCCGGCGCGGCCCTGGCCACGGCCACCGCCTATATGGCCGACATCACCCCGCCCCATAAGCGCACGCACCGCTTTGGCCTCATTGGCGCGGCATTCGGGCTCGGGTTCATCATCGGCCCGGTGATCGGCGGCGAGCTTGGCGAATTTGGCCCGCGCGTGCCGTTCTACGCGGCGGCCGGTCTCGCCTTTGCGAACTTCCTCTTTGGTCTCTTCGTTTTGCCGGAAAGCTTGCCAAAAGCCTCGCGCCGCAAGTTTGACATCCGCCGCGCCAATCCGCTGGGCGCTGTGCTGGCGCTGCGGAAATATCCGTCCGTGCTGTGGCTGCTCGGTGTGCTGTTTTTCTTCCAGCTTTCGGCGCAGGCACTGCCGACGGTGTTCTCCTATTTCACCGTGGAAGTGTTCAATTTCAGCTCCTCGATGATCGGGCGCACGCTCGGCGGCTTCGGGCTGGGCTTCGCCATCAGCCAGGCAGTGATCGCCGGACCGCTCTCCAAGGGTATTGGCGAGCCGGCTGTGGCCATGATCGGGCTTCTGGCCGCCGTCGCTGCCTTTGCCGGTGTGGGCATGTCAGGCGAGGTCTATCAGCTCTACCTCTTCATTCTCGTGGGGACGGTCAGCGGGCTGGCGCCGCCGGCGATCAATGGCGTGCTGTCGCGCCAGGTGCCGGACAACAGCCAGGGCGAACTGCAGGGCGCGGTCAACGCCGCAAGCTCGCTGGCGACCATTATCGGCCCGCTCGCCGCCACCCAGATCTTTTCCTACTACACCACGACGCCAGAGACGCACGGCTACTTCCCCGGCGCGCCCTTCGTGGCCGCAAGCGTGAGCGTGGCCCTGGCGCTGATTCTCTTCGGCTTCACCGCCTGGCGCTTTGAGCTGGGTCGCCGCCCGAGCATCGCCGACCATCCTCACACACCCGAGATGGCTCCGCCGGGCCAGGTGCGCGTGCCACCGCTGGAAGACGATCCGGACACACGCTGA
- a CDS encoding FAD-dependent monooxygenase → MPALGRNYIIAGAGITGLTLALTLAKFGANVTVLERAEALQEFGAGIQVSPNARRILDRLGLGEALSQSSLEPLALDTYASGATKPLVSLELGPLMHERFGAPYAVMHRADLAEALYKATRRFANIDVLFGVRHWDARSDERGVAVDIERASGQTQTLRALALLGADGVHSQTRQAILGGPAAAFGGRVAWRTLVPFDAVAGQIAMDRVSVFFSRGHHLVCYPLAHREQVNLAIFLPGSADKAQAFPSVRTRGGPIDALMGAAGDSWTPWPLHTVTTPTWHRGNIGIIGDAAHAMVPFQAQGAAMGIEDAAVLAPLLVESQGAEAALARFASLRQPRVAKISALSASNGRIFHMPWPLSLGRNMVMRLQGRRAHLRRLGWIYGHDVGNGPAHS, encoded by the coding sequence ATGCCCGCATTGGGCCGTAATTATATCATTGCGGGCGCCGGCATCACCGGCCTGACCCTGGCGCTGACGCTGGCCAAATTCGGCGCCAATGTGACCGTGCTCGAGCGCGCCGAAGCCTTGCAGGAGTTCGGCGCCGGCATTCAGGTCAGTCCCAATGCCCGACGCATACTCGACCGGCTTGGCCTCGGCGAGGCGTTGTCCCAGAGCAGCCTCGAACCGCTCGCCCTCGACACCTACGCCAGTGGCGCGACGAAACCCCTGGTCAGTCTTGAACTCGGCCCGCTCATGCACGAGCGGTTTGGGGCGCCCTATGCGGTGATGCACCGGGCCGATCTTGCCGAGGCGCTCTACAAGGCGACGCGGCGCTTTGCCAATATCGATGTGCTCTTCGGCGTGCGCCACTGGGATGCCCGCTCGGATGAGCGCGGCGTTGCAGTGGATATCGAGCGGGCCAGCGGCCAGACCCAGACCCTTCGGGCGCTCGCGCTGCTGGGGGCCGATGGGGTGCATTCTCAAACGAGGCAAGCAATCCTCGGCGGCCCGGCCGCAGCCTTTGGCGGACGGGTTGCCTGGCGTACGCTGGTGCCCTTCGACGCGGTCGCCGGGCAGATCGCCATGGATCGGGTCTCGGTGTTTTTCAGCCGTGGCCATCATCTGGTCTGCTATCCCCTGGCGCACCGTGAGCAGGTCAATCTGGCGATATTTTTGCCCGGCTCGGCCGATAAGGCGCAGGCCTTTCCTTCCGTGCGGACACGTGGCGGCCCGATCGATGCGCTGATGGGTGCGGCGGGCGACAGCTGGACGCCTTGGCCCTTGCACACGGTGACCACGCCGACATGGCACAGGGGCAATATCGGCATCATCGGCGATGCCGCCCATGCCATGGTGCCATTCCAGGCACAGGGGGCGGCAATGGGCATTGAAGATGCCGCCGTACTGGCGCCACTCTTGGTGGAAAGCCAGGGCGCCGAAGCTGCTCTCGCGCGCTTTGCCAGCCTTCGACAGCCACGCGTGGCAAAGATTTCCGCACTCTCGGCCAGCAATGGCCGCATTTTCCATATGCCATGGCCGCTGTCACTGGGCCGCAATATGGTCATGCGGCTTCAGGGGCGCCGTGCGCATCTGCGCCGGCTGGGATGGATTTATGGGCACGATGTAGGCAATGGTCCTGCGCATTCGTGA
- a CDS encoding zinc-finger domain-containing protein, translating to MAHGSTPHFHNSTGLARIEIGSKEFKCVGALPPFDHPHIYLDMGKDDEIVCSYCSTLYVYKAELGGGHANPASAVFTDAAA from the coding sequence ATGGCACACGGTTCCACGCCTCACTTCCACAATTCCACCGGCCTTGCCCGTATCGAGATCGGCTCGAAGGAATTCAAGTGCGTTGGCGCCCTGCCCCCGTTCGACCACCCGCACATCTACCTCGACATGGGCAAGGACGATGAGATCGTCTGCTCCTATTGCTCGACGCTCTATGTCTACAAGGCCGAACTCGGCGGCGGACATGCGAACCCGGCTTCCGCGGTGTTCACGGACGCTGCCGCCTGA
- a CDS encoding alpha/beta hydrolase, whose product MPVFQTSGLSLAYEVAGNGPPVLCIHGFASSGKVNWIDTGWVQTLVDAGYTAITLDNRGHGASEKPHDPEAYYPNMMADDALALLDHLGIERAALLGYSMGARIAAFLAYDHPERVVAAIFGGMGMNVINGLTDGNDIIAGLRAPALADLTHPTARQFRIFADHTGSDREALAACMETSRQPMARADVRRIEVPVLVAVGEADEMAGPPEQLAELLPAGEAFVIPGRDHMRATGDTKFKEAALAFLGRNFSPA is encoded by the coding sequence ATGCCCGTCTTTCAAACCAGTGGTCTCTCCCTTGCCTATGAAGTGGCCGGCAATGGCCCGCCGGTGCTGTGCATCCATGGCTTCGCCTCGAGCGGCAAGGTCAACTGGATCGATACCGGCTGGGTGCAGACCCTTGTCGATGCGGGCTACACCGCCATCACGCTCGACAATCGCGGCCATGGCGCCTCCGAAAAGCCCCATGACCCGGAGGCCTATTACCCCAACATGATGGCAGACGACGCGTTGGCGCTGCTTGACCATCTGGGCATCGAACGGGCGGCGCTGCTCGGCTATTCCATGGGCGCGCGGATCGCCGCATTTCTCGCCTACGACCATCCCGAGCGCGTTGTCGCCGCGATCTTCGGCGGCATGGGCATGAACGTCATCAATGGGCTGACCGACGGCAATGACATCATCGCCGGCCTGCGGGCACCGGCGCTGGCTGACCTCACCCATCCCACGGCCCGCCAGTTCCGAATCTTTGCCGATCACACCGGCTCGGATCGCGAAGCCCTTGCGGCCTGCATGGAGACGTCGCGGCAGCCCATGGCCCGTGCCGATGTCCGCCGGATCGAGGTGCCGGTGCTGGTCGCGGTCGGCGAGGCCGACGAGATGGCCGGTCCACCCGAGCAATTGGCGGAACTCCTGCCCGCCGGTGAAGCCTTTGTGATTCCCGGTAGGGACCATATGCGCGCAACCGGCGACACCAAGTTCAAGGAAGCTGCGCTGGCTTTTCTCGGAAGAAATTTCTCTCCCGCGTAA
- the cysE gene encoding serine O-acetyltransferase, with amino-acid sequence MSSSAKKTSQIQTVDPVWEAVRAGAQQILDAEPPLANLVLSTILNYDSFEDALAHRLATRLGHEDVSADIIRQTLGEVLRDNPIIGEAARADLAATMERDPACHRAVEPLLFFKGYQAIQTHRFAHAMFRAGRRDFALYLQSRSSQVFQVDINPAVPMGRGIMLDHGTGLVIGETAVVGDNVSMLQNVTLGGTGKSDQDRHPKIGNGVLIGAGAKVLGNIVVGDCSRIGAGSVVLKEVPPRTTVAGVPAKVIGEAGCAQPALIMDQMVLVHDTNG; translated from the coding sequence ATGAGCAGCAGTGCGAAGAAGACCTCGCAAATTCAGACAGTCGATCCCGTTTGGGAAGCCGTCCGCGCGGGCGCGCAGCAGATTCTGGACGCAGAACCGCCGCTGGCCAATCTCGTTCTCTCCACCATTCTCAACTATGACAGCTTCGAAGACGCGTTGGCGCATCGCCTGGCAACCCGGCTCGGCCATGAGGATGTCTCGGCTGATATCATCCGCCAGACCTTGGGCGAGGTGCTGCGGGACAATCCTATCATCGGTGAAGCGGCGCGTGCCGACCTCGCCGCGACGATGGAGCGCGATCCGGCCTGTCACCGCGCCGTCGAGCCGCTGCTTTTCTTCAAGGGCTATCAGGCGATCCAGACCCATCGCTTTGCCCACGCCATGTTCCGCGCCGGTCGCCGCGACTTCGCGCTCTATCTCCAGAGCCGGTCGAGCCAGGTGTTCCAGGTCGACATCAATCCGGCGGTCCCCATGGGTCGCGGCATCATGCTCGATCACGGAACGGGCCTCGTGATCGGGGAGACCGCAGTCGTCGGCGATAATGTCTCCATGCTGCAGAACGTGACGCTGGGCGGCACGGGCAAGTCTGATCAGGATCGTCACCCCAAGATCGGCAATGGCGTGCTCATCGGTGCCGGCGCCAAGGTGCTGGGCAATATCGTCGTGGGCGACTGCTCGCGCATCGGCGCAGGCTCGGTTGTGCTCAAGGAAGTGCCGCCGCGCACGACTGTCGCCGGTGTTCCGGCCAAGGTGATCGGTGAGGCCGGTTGTGCACAGCCAGCGCTCATCATGGACCAGATGGTCCTCGTCCACGACACAAACGGTTGA
- a CDS encoding DUF3126 family protein codes for MNHPEIIKLQTFLQRTFNNKNIDVRPRPKLNDSVEVFIGDESIGLIHADDEDGDKSYMFSMSILDIDLEDLD; via the coding sequence GTGAACCATCCCGAAATCATCAAGCTGCAGACCTTTTTGCAGCGCACATTCAACAACAAGAACATCGACGTGCGCCCGCGCCCCAAGCTCAATGACTCCGTCGAGGTCTTCATCGGTGATGAGTCGATCGGCCTGATTCATGCGGACGACGAGGACGGCGACAAGTCCTACATGTTCTCCATGTCGATCCTCGATATCGACCTCGAAGATCTGGACTGA
- a CDS encoding transglutaminase-like cysteine peptidase: MAFNIKGLLATAIAGLGLMSSAPAALAMDFTNVAYVQVASGNTSIPVGHLEFCRARPGECQSNDQIVPAMSLTDANWQQLVSVNAHFNQTIVPATDRDLYQVEEFWTYPTSGYGDCEDYALAKRRALIEAGWHPSTLMIAVVRQQDGSGHAVLIARTDRGDLVLDNQESLIRVWNETPYKFLKRQSQANAGQWVDMLDDRIVAVAATQ; this comes from the coding sequence ATGGCATTCAATATCAAGGGCCTGCTGGCCACGGCGATCGCAGGACTGGGCCTCATGTCCAGCGCCCCCGCCGCACTGGCGATGGACTTCACCAATGTCGCCTATGTGCAGGTGGCGAGCGGCAACACCTCTATCCCCGTCGGCCATCTCGAATTCTGCCGGGCCCGTCCTGGCGAGTGCCAGAGCAATGACCAGATCGTTCCCGCGATGTCGCTGACAGACGCCAACTGGCAGCAGCTGGTTTCGGTCAACGCCCATTTCAACCAGACCATCGTTCCGGCCACAGACCGGGACCTCTACCAGGTCGAGGAATTCTGGACCTATCCGACGAGTGGCTATGGCGATTGCGAAGACTATGCGCTGGCCAAGCGTCGCGCCCTGATCGAGGCGGGCTGGCATCCGAGCACGCTGATGATCGCCGTGGTGCGCCAGCAGGACGGCAGCGGCCATGCCGTGCTGATCGCCCGCACCGATCGTGGTGACCTGGTGCTCGACAATCAGGAAAGCCTGATCCGCGTCTGGAACGAAACGCCCTACAAATTCCTCAAGCGTCAGTCGCAGGCCAATGCCGGCCAGTGGGTCGACATGCTCGACGACCGCATCGTGGCAGTGGCTGCGACGCAGTAA
- a CDS encoding PilZ domain-containing protein, with the protein MKVSILGRYMLADRREFPCQILEMSPGDALVIAPIPGIVGERIIAYLDHLGRIEGTILSQVDGGFTMDIAATPRKRDKMAAQLTWLANKDLLNLPEDRRHERVVPDIRHSSVVLDDGRRYNCKIIDISLSGAAIELDVRPAMGTPITIGRMRARVVRHFQNGVAVEFASAQEMLNVVQQNLRIH; encoded by the coding sequence GTGAAAGTGTCCATTCTGGGTCGCTACATGCTGGCGGACCGCCGCGAATTCCCCTGCCAGATCCTCGAAATGTCGCCCGGCGACGCTCTGGTGATCGCCCCGATCCCGGGGATCGTGGGGGAGCGCATCATCGCCTATCTCGACCATCTCGGCCGCATCGAGGGCACGATCCTCAGTCAGGTGGACGGTGGCTTCACCATGGATATCGCAGCCACCCCGCGCAAACGGGACAAGATGGCCGCCCAGCTGACCTGGCTGGCCAACAAGGATCTGCTCAACCTGCCCGAAGACCGGCGACATGAGCGCGTTGTGCCCGACATTCGTCATTCGAGCGTCGTGCTCGACGATGGCCGTCGCTACAATTGCAAGATCATCGATATTTCGCTCTCCGGCGCCGCCATCGAACTCGATGTGCGCCCGGCCATGGGCACACCGATCACCATCGGCCGCATGCGCGCCCGCGTCGTGCGCCATTTCCAGAACGGGGTCGCGGTCGAATTCGCCTCCGCCCAGGAAATGCTCAATGTGGTGCAGCAGAACCTGCGCATCCACTGA
- a CDS encoding PAS domain-containing protein: protein MQMTSTTTLYNYWNSIRGARSAPDRKDIDPTRIREALANTFILELDESDKFSFRLAGSHLCTSYCRELKGRSFSALWHDRDNDAMETLVRAVTEDHAVALVTFQGSTALHTKVTFETILMPLRHNGSTHTRILGAMTAVDEPYWLGVQPVVEQRITGLRLIWPDDMAEEQDHIREAVSNVVNDVSFAPSAPNNGMPTTVFGRTARRYAHLAVIDGGRN from the coding sequence ATGCAGATGACGAGCACCACAACGCTCTACAATTACTGGAACTCGATTCGTGGGGCCCGGAGCGCTCCCGACCGCAAGGATATCGACCCTACCCGTATCCGCGAAGCGCTGGCGAACACTTTCATCCTCGAACTGGATGAGAGCGACAAGTTCTCGTTCCGCCTCGCCGGCTCGCACCTGTGCACGAGCTATTGCCGCGAGCTCAAGGGTCGCTCCTTCTCCGCGCTCTGGCACGATCGCGACAATGACGCGATGGAAACGCTCGTCCGCGCCGTGACCGAAGACCATGCCGTGGCACTCGTCACCTTCCAGGGCTCGACCGCGCTGCATACCAAGGTGACCTTCGAAACCATCCTGATGCCGCTGCGCCACAATGGCTCGACCCACACCCGCATCCTCGGCGCCATGACGGCGGTCGACGAGCCCTACTGGCTCGGCGTGCAGCCGGTGGTCGAACAGCGCATCACCGGCCTTCGCCTCATCTGGCCCGACGATATGGCCGAAGAGCAGGATCACATCCGCGAAGCCGTCAGCAATGTGGTCAATGACGTGTCCTTTGCCCCGTCAGCGCCGAACAATGGTATGCCGACCACCGTCTTCGGTCGCACTGCACGCCGCTATGCGCACCTGGCGGTTATCGACGGCGGCCGCAACTGA
- a CDS encoding rhomboid family intramembrane serine protease encodes MTDPGQGPENRPSPEREPIFLLPGSITALVGVLVAVHLASTMALNPQGLADFYVWFAYQPLRILLAQQDPSYLIPLLWTPFSHAFIHGGWDHLLINVAWLVIFATPVARRYGAGPMLAIFLLSAAAGAAAFTLTSLYEGIFLIGASGGVAGLTGAAVRFIFQPVLWTRHPETGERIVLGRRLASVREVFADSRSRFFTLIWLVLNAAVPLAPLLMGTSLGIAWQAHLGGFIAGFFMVGLFERRSRAQAQG; translated from the coding sequence ATGACTGATCCAGGTCAAGGCCCGGAGAACCGGCCTTCTCCCGAGCGTGAGCCGATCTTCCTGCTGCCCGGTTCGATCACCGCGCTGGTTGGGGTGCTGGTGGCCGTTCACCTGGCGTCAACCATGGCGCTTAACCCCCAGGGGCTGGCGGATTTCTATGTCTGGTTCGCCTATCAGCCCCTGCGTATCCTTCTGGCACAGCAGGACCCGAGCTATCTCATTCCGCTGCTTTGGACGCCGTTTTCCCATGCTTTTATCCACGGCGGCTGGGACCATCTGCTGATCAATGTCGCCTGGCTGGTCATCTTCGCAACGCCGGTGGCGCGTCGCTACGGGGCAGGGCCCATGCTGGCGATCTTTCTCCTGTCCGCCGCAGCCGGTGCCGCCGCCTTCACCCTGACTTCGCTCTACGAGGGGATTTTTCTCATCGGCGCATCGGGCGGCGTCGCCGGGCTGACCGGCGCGGCCGTACGCTTCATCTTCCAGCCGGTGCTGTGGACGCGCCATCCCGAGACCGGGGAGAGAATCGTGCTCGGACGACGCCTCGCCAGTGTGCGCGAAGTCTTCGCGGATTCGCGGTCGCGATTCTTCACCCTGATCTGGCTGGTGCTCAACGCCGCCGTGCCGCTCGCGCCACTGCTCATGGGCACAAGCCTCGGCATTGCCTGGCAAGCGCATCTGGGCGGCTTTATCGCCGGTTTCTTCATGGTCGGCCTGTTCGAGCGGCGCTCCCGCGCCCAGGCGCAGGGCTAG
- the hisI gene encoding phosphoribosyl-AMP cyclohydrolase, with the protein MTTAFADPKSLTHEELEEGTAFAPRFDDKGLITVVTVEAGSKDVLMVAHMNAEALALTLETGIAHYWSRSRNSLWKKGETSGELQEVVELTTDCDQDCLVMVVRQTGRGAACHTGRKSCFYRRVTLQDGKAGLEDTGLPRLFDPKAVYGG; encoded by the coding sequence ATGACAACAGCATTTGCAGATCCGAAATCGCTGACCCACGAGGAGCTCGAAGAAGGCACGGCCTTCGCCCCGCGCTTTGACGACAAGGGCCTGATCACGGTTGTGACCGTGGAAGCCGGCAGCAAGGATGTGCTGATGGTCGCCCATATGAACGCCGAGGCGCTGGCGCTGACGCTTGAGACTGGCATCGCCCACTACTGGTCGCGGTCGCGAAATTCGCTCTGGAAGAAGGGCGAAACCTCGGGCGAGTTGCAGGAAGTGGTGGAGCTAACGACTGACTGCGATCAGGACTGCCTGGTCATGGTTGTTCGCCAGACCGGGCGCGGAGCGGCCTGCCACACCGGCCGGAAGAGCTGTTTTTATCGCCGCGTGACCCTGCAGGACGGAAAGGCCGGTCTTGAAGACACCGGCCTGCCTCGTCTTTTCGATCCGAAGGCGGTCTACGGCGGCTGA
- a CDS encoding helix-turn-helix domain-containing protein — protein sequence MSIVAKMLWVLESRSREPLGLDELADVTGLSKSYLSRVFPLVTGYSVTAYLRARRLSEAARQLAQGAPDILSVALEAGYGSHEAFTRAFRDQFGMTPQAVRQRRNLDGISLVEPQRMDRQAQVTLEPPRFETRPIMYFAGISERHRMDNPAGLPGQWQRFQPYIGHIDGAIAGAAYGIIGDMSDDHFEYVVAVEMRAGAETPADLEQISAPALKWARFAHKGDLSTLRATIGAAEGWLTRNGYEASEADYSFIEYYGPGFDARTGSGDIEIWFGLQS from the coding sequence ATGTCCATTGTCGCCAAAATGCTCTGGGTCCTCGAAAGCCGCTCACGCGAGCCGCTTGGCCTGGATGAGCTGGCGGATGTGACCGGCCTCTCCAAAAGCTATCTCTCCCGCGTCTTTCCTCTCGTGACCGGATATTCGGTCACGGCCTATCTGAGGGCACGGCGACTGAGCGAGGCGGCACGCCAATTGGCCCAGGGCGCTCCCGATATTCTCTCGGTGGCGCTGGAGGCAGGCTATGGCTCGCATGAGGCATTCACCCGCGCCTTTCGCGATCAGTTCGGCATGACGCCGCAAGCTGTTCGCCAGAGACGCAATCTGGATGGCATTTCTCTCGTGGAGCCTCAGAGAATGGATAGACAAGCACAAGTCACACTCGAGCCGCCCCGGTTCGAAACTCGCCCCATCATGTATTTTGCCGGCATCTCTGAGCGGCACAGGATGGACAACCCCGCCGGCCTCCCCGGCCAATGGCAACGCTTTCAGCCCTATATCGGGCATATCGACGGCGCCATAGCCGGTGCCGCCTATGGCATTATCGGCGACATGTCCGACGACCACTTCGAATATGTGGTGGCCGTGGAAATGCGCGCCGGAGCGGAAACACCGGCGGATCTCGAACAGATCTCGGCTCCGGCGCTCAAATGGGCGCGCTTTGCCCACAAGGGAGATTTGTCCACCCTGCGCGCAACGATCGGCGCTGCGGAAGGGTGGCTGACACGCAATGGGTATGAAGCCAGCGAGGCGGACTATAGTTTCATCGAATATTACGGACCCGGCTTTGACGCCCGCACCGGCAGCGGGGACATAGAGATCTGGTTCGGCCTCCAGAGCTGA
- the folE gene encoding GTP cyclohydrolase I FolE, giving the protein MDVRAKPISAAPLSATALPRPTREEAEQAVRTLIAWAGDDPTREGLLETPARVTKAYGELFGGYTQDAKAVLAKTFKEVGGYDDIVFVRDIPFYAHCEHHMVPFYGKAHIAYLPHDGVVGLSKLARLVDVFARRLQTQETMTAQIVDAINENLGPRGAAVMLEAEHMCMTMRGVKAHDVMTITHRFTGVFAEDRVEQDRFFAMVNRR; this is encoded by the coding sequence ATGGATGTCCGCGCCAAGCCAATTTCCGCTGCGCCCTTGAGCGCGACCGCTCTGCCCCGGCCAACCCGTGAGGAAGCCGAACAGGCTGTCCGCACGCTTATCGCCTGGGCTGGAGATGATCCGACGCGCGAAGGCCTGCTGGAGACCCCTGCCCGCGTGACCAAGGCCTATGGCGAGCTGTTCGGCGGCTATACGCAGGATGCCAAGGCCGTTCTGGCCAAGACATTCAAGGAAGTCGGCGGCTACGACGACATCGTCTTTGTGCGCGATATTCCGTTCTATGCCCATTGCGAGCACCACATGGTGCCGTTCTACGGCAAGGCCCATATCGCCTATCTGCCGCATGATGGCGTCGTGGGGCTGTCCAAGCTGGCGCGCCTCGTTGACGTCTTCGCGCGCCGCCTGCAGACGCAGGAGACCATGACGGCGCAGATCGTCGACGCCATCAACGAAAACCTCGGCCCGCGTGGCGCCGCAGTGATGCTCGAGGCCGAGCACATGTGCATGACCATGCGCGGCGTGAAGGCCCACGACGTGATGACAATCACCCACCGCTTTACCGGTGTGTTTGCAGAGGACCGCGTCGAGCAGGACCGGTTCTTCGCCATGGTCAATCGCCGCTAA